The nucleotide window GGTGGCGGAGGCGGCGGAGGTGCATGGTGACCGGGATCGTTCTCGCGCTCGTGGTGCTGGTCGTGGCGGTCGCCCTGCTCGCGATCTCCCTCTACAACCGATTCGTACGCCTGCGGAACCGGGCCGACAACGCGTGGGCCCAGGTCGATGTGCAGCTCCGCCGGCGCTACGATCTCATCCCGAACCTCATCGAGACGGTGAAGGGGTACGCCTCCCACGAGCGTGAGGTGTTCCAGCGCGTCACCGAGGCGCGCTCGATGGGTGTGCAGGCGCGGACGGTCGCCGAGCAGTCGCAGGCGGAGAACATGCTCACGGCGGCGCTTCGGCAGCTCTTCGCGGTCGCCGAGGCATACCCGGAGCTGCGCGCGAACGAGAACTTCCTCCAGCTCCAGGGCCAACTGCAGGACACCGAGAACCAGATCGCGGTCGCCCGGCAGATCTACAACGACACGGTGCTGCTGTACAACAACGCGGTCCAGACCTTCCCCGGGGTGTTGCTGGCGGGTCCGCTGGGCTTCGCCGCGCGCGACTACCTCGAGATCGAGGAGGTGTCGCGGCAGACGCCGCAGGTGGACTTCCGAGACATGCCGGGCCGGGAGCCTACGCCCGGCGAACGCGGCGCCAGCATGCCTCCGGCCACCGGGGGGACGGGTCCGGAGTCGGAGGGGCCCGGACCGGCCGGGACAGCGCCCCCGACCTAGCGGAAGGGACCGGCGGGAGGCGCAAGCGCCCCCCGCCGGTGGATCGAGATCAGAACCCGGCTAGCGGGTCCGGCATCGTCTCCTGCTCGTCCGGCACGGGCTGGTCGCGCCAGTTGTCGTTGCCCGAGTAACGGACGAGCCCGGTTACGAGCTCGACCGTGCTGACGGGCCCGCCGCTGACGGGCAGGTTCCTCAGCGAACCTCCCTGGATCTCGCACCCGTAGAGCGTCTCGATACGGGGTGGGTCGCTGGTCGCGAACGTGTTGCCGCCGAAGCAGTTCCAGTCTCCCGAGCCGGCGGCGAGGGAGAGGTCGTAGAAGCCGCTGTCCGCGACCGTGTTGCGCTCGACGCGGTTCCCGGCCGCCCGGTACACGTTCGGGGTCTCGTGGGGGAAGGGGAAGACGACGATCCCGTAGCGGTTCGAGTCGAAGACCTGGTTGCCGTGAACGAGCGTGTACATCGAACCGGCCAGGCCGATCCCCATCCCGAATGCTGCCGCGTTGATGCCGCGCAGCGGCACGTCGGGGTTGGATCCTGATCCCTGGATGAGGTTGTTCCGGATCACGATGCAGCACTGCGGCGGCAGCTTCTCGGAGTCGAGGGTGTTCGGGAGGATCCCGGCGCCGTTGGCGATCCAGCGGGAGTCCTCGATGACGAGGTTGCCGCTCGCGTTGGTGCCGGAGTACCCGAGCCCGTTGTTCACCGAGTCGACATCGCGGATCGTGGCATCGCACGGGTTGCACTCGCCGATGTAGAAGCCCGCGTCCGGGTTCCCGGACGCGTACGACTTCTCGAACAGGCCGGGACCGGACGAACCGAGCGCATAGACGCCGTATATCCCGTTGTTGTACGCCGTGAGGTAGCGGCCGTGGTACCCCGCGGTCCCCGTCCAGAAGAACGCGGTGTGGGTGAACCCGGAGGCGGTCATGTTGGCCACCTCGACCCCGCGCGCGGTGATGAGGAAGCCGTAGCGGTCGGTCTGGCTGTCACCCTCTAGGTGAACGTCGTTGCGATCGGTGCCTCGGATGGTGATGCCATCCTTGCCGGCGCCCACCACTACCTCTTCCGAGTAGGTCCCCGGTCCGATGAGGACGAGGTCGCCGGGCTCGGCCGCGTTCACCGCCGCCTGGATCGAGTCATGACCCGTCGTGCAGCGTCCGGCGTAGGAGCCCACGTCGTCCACGCATCGGATGTTCGCGCCGGAGGCGCTCGCGGCCGAAGCCCCCGGTACGACGAGCCCCGCCACGACAGCGGCGGCCAGAAGTGCACGCAACGAGCTAGAGCGCATGCGCAACCCCCATGGTCGGTTTCGAGCAGATCCTCAACTGAGGGGTTCTTCTCCGCGCCCGCGGGCGATCCCTGCTCAGGGGGTCGCGCGCGGCGTGGGGGACGAGGTCCCCCGGGGGCTCCCGGTTGGGGACGGGCTCCCGCGTGGGCTCGGACCGGGCGACCCCTCGGGAGTCGGGGACGGCTCCGGAGCCTCCATCGCCTCGGCGAAGGCGACGAGCTCGTCGAGCGTCGCGTACCCGGAGACCACCACGAAGACGTCGTCGACCCAGCCCCAGACGTGGGGGGGAACCTCGGGCGAGACAGCGTACCGAAGCTCCCTGCCCTCACCCCCGGGCAGGATGCGCTCGTTCAGCGGCATCGTCGTGTCCGGGATGGGCGAGTCCGCCACCTCGAACGGGCCGCGACGCACCTGGCGCT belongs to Actinomycetota bacterium and includes:
- a CDS encoding LemA family protein; this translates as WRRRRRCMVTGIVLALVVLVVAVALLAISLYNRFVRLRNRADNAWAQVDVQLRRRYDLIPNLIETVKGYASHEREVFQRVTEARSMGVQARTVAEQSQAENMLTAALRQLFAVAEAYPELRANENFLQLQGQLQDTENQIAVARQIYNDTVLLYNNAVQTFPGVLLAGPLGFAARDYLEIEEVSRQTPQVDFRDMPGREPTPGERGASMPPATGGTGPESEGPGPAGTAPPT
- a CDS encoding right-handed parallel beta-helix repeat-containing protein; this encodes MRALLAAAVVAGLVVPGASAASASGANIRCVDDVGSYAGRCTTGHDSIQAAVNAAEPGDLVLIGPGTYSEEVVVGAGKDGITIRGTDRNDVHLEGDSQTDRYGFLITARGVEVANMTASGFTHTAFFWTGTAGYHGRYLTAYNNGIYGVYALGSSGPGLFEKSYASGNPDAGFYIGECNPCDATIRDVDSVNNGLGYSGTNASGNLVIEDSRWIANGAGILPNTLDSEKLPPQCCIVIRNNLIQGSGSNPDVPLRGINAAAFGMGIGLAGSMYTLVHGNQVFDSNRYGIVVFPFPHETPNVYRAAGNRVERNTVADSGFYDLSLAAGSGDWNCFGGNTFATSDPPRIETLYGCEIQGGSLRNLPVSGGPVSTVELVTGLVRYSGNDNWRDQPVPDEQETMPDPLAGF